The following are encoded in a window of Thunnus albacares chromosome 17, fThuAlb1.1, whole genome shotgun sequence genomic DNA:
- the zgc:195001 gene encoding tripartite motif-containing protein 16 produces the protein MPVPKKAGRKNNGAAEEKRPPYEPNIPEPTTRADFMKYWFPLSMDDKTAQKLLWISEAGAKVARTSDAVCPYPTRPERYEHSPQVLCKENLLGSRGYWEVDYDGWVVIGVVGESSPRKGHEGPCGLGENSGSWGVGWSGSCYQVWHNGENVDVQLPMTSCMGVYVDQPAGIIKFLLVEGEGEKEVRLIHKFKVNIQEKIFPGFWVGTNSHCLIRKKDQ, from the exons gaagaaaaaacaacgGTGCTGCAGAAG AAAAGCGACCTCCATATGAGCCAAATATCCCTGAACCAACCACCAGGGCAGACTTCATGAAAT ATTGGTTCCCACTCTCCATGGATGATAAAACTGCACAGAAACTGTTGTGGATTTCAGAGGCCGGCGCCAAGGTGGCTCGTACCTCAGATGCGGTCTGTCCGTATCCCACCAGACCTGAGAGATACGAACACTCACCGCAG GTCCTGTGTAAAGAGAACCTGCTGGGCTCTCGAGGATACTGGGAGGTGGACTACGACGGCTGGGTGGTGATCGGGGTGGTCGGTGAGAGCTCACCCAGGAAGGGCCACGAAGGGCCCTGCGGCCTCGGGGAGAACAGCGGCTCCTGGGGCGTCGGCTGGTCAGGCTCCTGCTACCAAGTCTGGCACAACGGCGAGAACGTGGACGTGCAGCTCCCCATGACCTCCTGCATGGGCGTCTACGTCGACCAACCCGCCGGCATCATCAAGTTCCTCTTGGTGGAGGGAGAAGGCGAGAAGGAGGTGCGGCTCATTCACAAGTTCAAAGTCAACATCCAGGAGAAGATTTTCCCCGGGTTTTGGGTTGGCACAAATTCGCACTGTCTTATTCGGAAAAAGGATCAGTGA
- the akt1s1 gene encoding uncharacterized protein akt1s1: MASINQSSEPEIPDNHKESWLALLSAAETYCQKSGCDLAILTACKKFRSSAGDGDGVRKRESSSAFPREGDFSYNVWGQGFLAESARRYIDDIGVLHSTTMLTAQRHTRQAGGEGGTKLVVDLTSDPGHRGSFTGDGGVGGVSPNGRYSQSYPSIYSSGAPGQGGGQNGNGEREREKSALEATEQGRQRSGIVDLEEECEDEEEEEDMDERRPYGNESAGVFSMDEDSLSRDCEPFFESDGEEESTDGSLSEDAPPPSRSMAMGQAAYSSRHAHPMALARSLPVSVPVWGCRGGNRAAPGDSNSGERVGCADLEHIAASMKALLAPGATDGTEMFGALPRPRLNTGDFSLKH, from the exons ATGGCCTCCATCAACCAGTCATCCGAACCCGAGATCCCAGACAACCACAAAGAAAGCTGGCTGGCACTACTTTCTGCTGCGGAAACGTATTGCCAAAAGTCTGGCTGCGACCTGGCCATCCTTACAGCGTGTAAGAAGTTCCGGTCGTCGGCCGGAGACGGAGATGGGGTGAGGAAACGGGAGAGCAGCAGTGCCTTTCCGAGGGAGGGGGATTTCTCCTATAATGTATGGGGTCAAGGGTTTCTCGCTGAGTCTGCACGCCGCTACATAGATGACATCGGCGTGCTGCACTCTACGACCATGCTAACAGCCCAAAGGCACACACGCCAGGcggggggagagggaggaaccAAGCTGGTGGTTgacctgacctctgaccccggACACAGGGGG AGCTTTACAGGGGACGGCGGGGTGGGCGGAGTCAGCCCCAATGGAAGATATTCCCAAAGCTACCCGTCAATCTACAGCTCAGGTGCTCCCGGGCAAGGCGGCGGGCAAAACGGTAACGGAGAACGGGAGCGGGAGAAGAGCGCGCTGGAGGCCACCGAGCAGGGGAGACAGAGATCTGGGATCGTGGATTTGGAAGAAGAATGTgaggacgaggaagaggaggaggacatggATGAGAGGAGACCTTACGGGAACGAAAGCGCAG GCGTCTTCTCCATGGACGAGGACTCTCTGTCTCGCGACTGTGAGCCGTTTTTCGAGTCTGACGGCGAGGAGGAGAGCACCGATG GCTCGTTGAGTGAGGACGCTCCTCCGCCCTCGCGCAGCATGGCCATGGGTCAGGCCGCGTACTCGTCCCGGCACGCCCACCCCATGGCTCTGGCCCGCTCTCTGCCCGTATCTGTGCCCGTGTGgggatgcagaggaggaaacagagcGGCTCCGGGAGACAGCAACAGCGGAGAACGG GTGGGCTGTGCCGACCTGGAGCATATTGCTGCCAGTATGAAGGCCCTACTGGCCCCCGGAGCCACCGATGGGACAGAAATGTTTGGGGCCTTGCCTCGGCCCCGTCTCAACACAGGAGACTTCTCCCTCAagcactga
- the tbc1d17 gene encoding TBC1 domain family member 17, translating to MEQNPEDCKLIFEKEGVYLHTNAKRSNQDTTIPGFIRIVERAGLPALEWSPLEDEGRTAPAVLYTKKDGEGGEEDTNFDPGYEPDWAVISTVKKDREHVPVKDSGQWSFSLPLSELYSLRRARFSLGRNFLVLTSRGGHPLPPLHFHRGGTRELLRALQRYIILDQSPVDGRLFLAYPHDSGALSQSFDKLQLLDDGGSDLVSRFIQDPYATTFGGFSKVTNFFRAAIRPPDSPLHPRSAQDPTMPPQADEEPGFELITCGVELGPRPDVTRGPPLDKWEVFLDPEGRVKNPERIKELVFRGGITPSLRKEAWKFLLGFYPWNSTTKEREEILRVKTDEYFRMKVQWKSVSEEQEMRNSLLRGYRSLIERDVSRTDRHNTFFSGNDNPGLTLLHDVLMTYCMYNFDLGYVQGMSDLLSPLLFVTQNEVESFWCLTGFMELLHQNFEESQEAMKQQLLQLSILLKALDPELCDFLDSQDSGSLCFCFRWLLIWFKREFSFEDILTLWEVLWTRLPCDNFHLLIACSILESQRGELIGSDHDFNTILKHINELTMKLDLQTVLREAEAIYLQLVQCKELPLKVQEVLGLYVPSSSEEEESPDSQATETQRLLSQSQAGAGAAASCSAAGGPPPTYP from the exons ATGGAGCAAAACCCTGAAGATTGTAAG CTAATATTTGAGAAGGAGGGGGTGTACCTGCATACAAATGCCAAGAGGAGCAACCAGGACACCACCATCCCAGGGTTCATCCGCATTGTAGAGCGG GCTGGACTACCGGCTTTAGAGTGGAGCCCACTGGAGGATGAAGGTCGCACTGCCCCTGCTGTACTCTACACCAAAAAG GAtggagaaggaggggaggaggatACAAACTTTGACCCTGGGTATGAACCAGACTGGGCTGTTATCAGCACCGTGAAGAAGGATCGAGAACACGTCCCAGTCAAAGACTCAG gTCAGTGGTcgttctctctgcctctctcagaGCTCTACTCTCTCCGGAGGGCCCGCTTCTCCTTGGGTCGAAACTTCCTGGTGTTGACTAGTAGAGGGGGCCAccctctgcctcctctgcaCTTCCACAGAGGAGGAACCAGAGAACTACTGAGGGCCCTGCAACGTTACATCATCCTGGACCA GTCACCGGTTGACGGACGGCTCTTCCTCGCTTACCCTCATGACTCCGGCGCTCTGTCTCAGTCCTTCGACAAGCTGCAGCTCCTCGATGACGGAGGCTCTGATCTCGTCTCG AGATTTATCCAAGACCCCTATGCGACTACGTTCGGCGGATTCTCCAAAGTCACAAATTTCTTCAGGGCTGCCATTCGGCCTCCGGATTCCCCGCTTCACCCGCGTTCTGCTCAGGATCCTACTATGCCCCCCCAGGCTGATGAAGAGCCCGGCTTTGAACTCATCACCTGT GGGGTGGAGCTTGGCCCCAGACCAGATGTAACCAGGGGGCCACCTCTGGACAAATGGGAGGTGTTCTTAGACCCTGAGGGTCGGGTGAAGAACCCAGAGAGAATCAAAGAGCTCGTGTTCAGAGGG GGTATCACACCATCGCTAAGAAAAGAGGCCTGGAAGTTCCTCCTGGGCTTTTATCCGTGGAACAGCACTACCAAAGAAAGGGAGGAAATTCTGCGGGTCAAAAC GGATGAGTACTTCAGGATGAAGGTGCAGTGGAAGTCGGTCAGCGAAGAGCAGGAGATGAGGAACTCTCTCCTCAGAGGGTACCGCAGCCTGATAG AGAGGGACGTCAGCAGGACGGACAGACACAACACGTTCTTCTCCGGGAACGACAACCCAGGACTGACTCTGCTCCACGATGTGCTGATGACATACTGCATGTACAACTTTGATcttg GTTACGTGCAGGGGATGAGCGACCTCCTGTCCCCTCTCCTGTTCGTCACCCAGAACGAAGTGGAGTCCTTCTGGTGTCTGACGGGCTTTATGGAGCTGTTG caccAGAACTTTGAAGAGTCTCAGGAGGCCATGAAGCAGCAGCTCCTTCAGCTCAGTATCCTCCTGAAGGCTCTGGACCCCGAGCTATGTGACTTCCTGG ACTCTCAGGACAGCGGCTCTCTGTGCTTCTGTTTCCGCTGGCTGCTCATCTGGTTTAAGAGAGAGTTTTCCTTCGAGGACATCCTCACGTTGTGGGAG gttCTCTGGACTCGTCTTCCATGTGACAACTTCCACCTGCTGATCGCCTGTTCGATCCTCGAGTcccagagaggagagctgaTCGGCTCAGACCACGACTTCAACACTATACTCAAA CACATTAACGAACTGACCATGAAGTTGGACCTGCAGACTGTCCTGCGTGAAGCGGAGGCCATCTACCTGCAGCTGGTTCAGTGTAAG